A stretch of DNA from Ranitomeya variabilis isolate aRanVar5 chromosome 1, aRanVar5.hap1, whole genome shotgun sequence:
tttaaccgggggggagtgcagcgccccagagtcctggtcgttgcagtactgatgctccgccgctaaggggggctatggtacgtctgatggcactgaaggagttcatctgaccaggtatcacagacaccaatacatttcacagtctggcctccagggggagctaagggcactatgtattaggccactcctcacagtctggtaaaactgggggttggataggaagttagttcagaaagctgactgggttggaaccaggcaacaccttgtggcagagggtgttgtgggggaagattcggaggggtccctgtcaggggtgggatcctgacagaggcctagcaaccagagagaacgttacgggaccgcgcttgcacgatatagcggcggtaccccaaggaaggacaagaagcgaggtttattgtgctgagtgagaaacgagatcaacgcagcaaggagaataccagtaggagtcgtgctgtaagacgaggcaacatcctattgaggcgcataaccggtggccggaacgccgaggaagtatagagctccaagccaaacttcaaacctacggcaggacagtcagttacaggcgggctgtctcacccagacccaggaagacacagggggtagCAACAGGAGTAGGGCGACGCTGGAATCCCggtagagctccgagcctccccgtcatacgggtgcgtcctaaccgtaagatcagggggacgtagagggagaacattaggatcgagttgtgagggaacacgagaaacagacacaacagttgcggggtactatcccgtaagcacagcagggaaggaccacaacacacaagcgcaggaaggtaggcacagatttccacctgcaaagggaactctggaggtgccatcggactggccggacttgcgcagcccggttaaccgtattccggactgaggactcagaagccttcagtaaagaggtaaagaaactgcaacctggtgtcctcgttattgaccgcgaccggcactacaccgcaccataacatcagcaccataccaccatctttgattttgtgcccctcagcagggtcacggaccgggcctagccaccgtgacaaccccggagcagagactcagaggcccggtaccgggtacccctcggccctgcggcagttggggcgctacatatacaagacaggagaagtggtactgtgcagtgtatatatacagaataatacagatagtgagaattacaccagtatacaggacaggagaagtggtactgtgcagtgtatatatacagaataatacagatactgagaattacatccagtatacaggacaggagaagtggtactgtgcagtgtatatatacagaataatacagacactgagaattacacccagtatacaggacaggagaagtggtactgtgcagtgtatatatacagaataatacagatactgagaattacacccagtatacaggacaggagaagtggtactgtgcagtgtatatatacagaataatacagatactgagaattacacccagtatacaggacaggagaagtggtactgtgcagtgtatatatacagaataatacagatactgagaattacacccagtatacaggacaggaaaagtggtactgtgcagtgtatatatacataataatacagatactgagaattacacccagtatacaggccaggagaagtggtactgtgcagtgtatatatacagaataatacagatactgagaattacacccagtatacaggccaggagaagtggtactgtgcagtgtatatatacagaataatacagatactgagaattacacccagtatacaggacaggagaagtggtactgtgcagtgtatatacagaataatacagatactgagaattacacccagtatacaggacagtagaagtggtactgtgcagtgtgtatatacagaataatacagatactgagaattacacacagtacacaggacaggagaagtggcactgtgcagtgtatatatacagaatactgatactgagaattacacccagtatacaggacaggagaagtggtactgtgcagtgtatatatacagaataatacagatactgagaattacacccagtatacaggacaggagaagtggtactgtgcagtgtatatatacagaataatacagatactgagaattacacccagtatacaggacaggagaagtggtactgtgccgtgtatatatacagaataatacagatactgagaattacacccagtatacaggacgggagaagtggtactgtgcagtgtatatatacagaataatacagatactgagaattacacccagtacacaggacaggagaagtggtactgtgcagtgtatatatacagaataatacagatactgagaattaccccCAGTacgcaggacaggagaagtggtactgtgcagtgtatatatacagaataatacagatactgagaattacacccagtatacaggacaggagaagtggtactgtgcagagtatatatacagaataatacagatactgagaattacacccagtatacaggacaggagaagtggtactgtgcagagtatatatacagaataatacagatactgagaattacccccagtatgcaggacaggagaagtggtactgtgcagtgtatatatacagaataatacagatactgagaattacacccagtatacaggacaggagaagtggtactgtgcagtgtatatatacagaataatacagatactgagaattacccccagtatgcaggacaggagaagtggtactgtgcagtgtatatatacagaataatacagatactgagaattacacccagtatacaggacaggagaagtggtactgtgcagtgtatatatacagaataatacagatactgagaattacacccagtacacaggacaggagaagtggtactgtgcagtgtatatatacagaataatacagatactgagaattacccccagtatgcaggacaggagaagtggtactgtgcagtgtatatatacagaataatacagatactgagaattacacccagtatacaggacaggagaagtggtactgtgcagtgtatatatacagaataatacagatactgagaattacacccagtatacaggacaggagaagtggtactgtgcagtgtatatatacagaataatacagatactgagaattacccccagtatgcaggacaggagaagtggtactgtgcagtgtatatatacagaataatacagatactgagaattacacccagtatacaggacaggagaagtggtactgtgcagtgtatatacagaataatacagatactgagaattacacccagtatacaggacaggagaagtggtactgtgcagtgtatatatacagaataatacagatactgagaattacacccagtatacaggacaggagaagtggtactgtgcagtgtatatatacagaataatacagacactgagaattacacccagtatgcaggacaggagaagtggtactgtgcagtgtatatatacagaataatacagatactgagaattacacccagtatgcaggacaggagaagtggtactgtgcagtgtatatatgtagaTTGTAAGGTGATCTACGTTTTCTTCAATGTCCAAGCTTTGTGCTTTGCACACTGTCCCTTGTTGGGGAATGCTGCAGCTCTTGTTTTACGGTCCCTAGGCCCTATCACGTGATGCCACTTAGAGGGTATTCCTGGCTGCAGTGTTAGGTCAGTGCTGGGTGTTGTTACTCAGGTCCAGGTGGTTGGAGAAGGAGTAATGGGGTTTTATGTTCTGCCCTTGAAGAGATTGCACGGTTCTGGTGACCCTGGGGTTGGTAGGTAAGAGGGACTTGATACACCTGGGGTTCTGTCCTGGGCTGTACTAGTACTGTCCCTCCTGGTTCCCTGTCTGCACTGGGGTCATTCCTAGCTTGAGTGCACCCTTCCAAGTAATGAATGCATAGACTGACTGCTACATGACCTAAGTCCTCTGTGTGCTCATGATAAATTGCTCTTAAAGTGAGTCCGTCATTACTGTTAGTGAGCTCATGTTTCCCGCCCTAGTGTGCCATACTTGTGATGGCTGGAGACATTGGGTGACCGCTAGTATCCATTGATTGACACCCAGCTCTCCCATCAAGGGATTAAACACAACTCGGCAGAAAAGAGAACTTTACcaaggttttttatttttattttggggcTAGGTTGCCCTCTACCCTACTGTGACCCAGGCGGGGGCCTCTGTGTCCTGGCACTGGTGAGGTTGGGGTTCATATTACACTGTGTCCTAATATACATTTGGTGAATGGCTATGTATGTCTCCTGCCACTGATTGTAGCTTTGTGCCAACTGATGACCTGCAGAAGCTGCAACGTGGTCTCTTGTCCATTTTTCTGGCATTATTTTTAATCCCATGGGCAAAATATATAAATTCTAAGATAATTTACAAGTGGCACCAATGTCCAAATATGCTAGGTTATAGGCAGACCATGTCCTCTGTTGACCTGTCTTATACACTAGTCAGACCGGGATACGAACATCAATTCTGTAGCACACGCCCTGGTCTTGTTGGCATCTCCCATTCATCCCCATCAGCACTGGGTGCCGTCTGTTGGGAGACAAAGCCTTGTTGCCCCAAGCAGTAAAACCAGAAGCACTTTTCACTGTGACTCTCCCTAGGTCACCTATACCCTTTTTGTACCTCTCTTACAGCAATGCCCCCTGTCCCACCACACAACTTTTCCTGGGTGGAGCCCGGCCTTATGGCTGGCATGGCGATGCCCCGTCTACCGGCTCATTATGACTACCTCTACGAGAATGGTATCCGACACCTCGTGACCCTGACGGAGCACAAACCCCCTTACCATGACACCTGCCCTGGCATTACTCTTCACCGTATCCGTATCATGGACTTCTGCCCACCCAGCCTGGAGCAGATCAAGACTTTCCTGAAGATTGTGGAGGATGCCAGAGTCAAAGGAGAGGTGAGTGCCAAAGACTTGCGGGTGATATGTTATGGCGAGGGTCTAACTCTTTTACAGACCTAATAGTTGTCACAGCTGAGAGTTTGTCACAGGTTTCAACCCTGGCAATCCTGTGTGAATACAGACTGTTTACCTCATGGAGGATTGTCTAGACTGGATATAATTGTAGCAAACCCTCTGCTGTGAGAACATTAAGATCTGTTCTTCTTTTGCCCTCCATCCTCTGACAGCAAGTAGGCATATTTTAAAAATGATGTACAGTGGTGGTCTGTTACTGTCACATTACCCCCAACATCTGACATTCAACCTTCTCGCCTAGGCTGTCGCAGTTCACTGCCTTCACGGTTATGGCCGGACTGGTACCATGTTGGCTTGCTATCTGGTAAAATCCAGAAAGATCACTGGAGTGGACGCCATTCATGAAATCCGCCAGCTCCGGCGTGGATCCATAGAGACAACCGAGCAGGAAAAGGCTGTGATACAGTTCCAGAACCACATTAAGTGACAAGCGTTACTCTCCCGGCGACTATGGAATATAATAAAGGCAATGAGTGCAACACGTAGTATTTATGTAGATTATCGGGGAacacgttggctcagtggttagcactgcagccttggagcactggagtcctgggctcaaatcccaacaaggacaacatctgtatgttctccccgtgtttgtgtgggtttcctcccacactccaaagactgacaggtaatctagattgtgagtcccaatagggacagtgattaTGTCTGTAGAGCGCTGTGGAATTAACTgcgttatataagtgagtaaaataaataagtaggtCGATGAAGCATTGTATGTTGGAATTAACATGCGGGAGTCACGTCCTGATAGAGGCTGATGAATGAAGGAATAATCCTTACATATGATTAGAGGAAAGCTAATTAAAAAGACGCTGAAGAATAGAGGAAAGGTCTCTACACAGGGGCTGAAGAGCAGAGGAACGGTCATAACGTAGGGGCCGAAGAATAGAGGAAAGGTCATTACACGGGTTTGAGGAAACGCCTCAAACTTATACAATGACATTTCCTCTACTCTTCAGCCTGTATGTAAGGAACTTTCATCTGTTGTTCAGCCCTTGTGTTGAGGCCTTTCCTCTAAACTTCAGCCCTTGTTTAATGACCTTTCCTCTTTTCTTCAGTCTCTCTGTAATGACTTTTCCTCTAATCTTCAGCCCCTTTGTAATAACCTGGTCACCACTGATCATCCGATGATACAATTTAATTCCAATAACATTACCTAtgatacccccccaaaaaaataaaagattaatATATTCTAAAATCATCCCACATACACAACATGCAGGGGCATAAAGATCATAGAGGCAAAATgtgtggctgctatggggcccttaGAAATAGGCAGGGGCCAGCCCTGGTTGTCTCTGCTCTCGTTACTGGGGATTGAGAACATGTGCAATACTAGCATCTCCAGCGGTACTGTAAGGACATGGCAGGGGCAATCAAGGGGATTTTTGCTATGAGGCCATTTCTATATTTGTACATCCCTGGTGCCACCATTTTCCCATTTAATGAgtacactgcatgcagaattattaggcaagttattttttggatcacatgatactttttatgcatgttgtcctactccaagctgttcaggcttgagagccaactacaaattaagtaaatcaggtgatgtgcatctctgtaatgaggaggggtgtggtctaatgacatcaaaaccctatataaggtgtgcttaattattaggcaacttcctttcctttggcaaaatgggtcagaagagagatttgacgggctctgaaaagtccaaaattgtgcgatgtcttgcagagggatgcagcagtcttgaaattgccaaacttttgaagcgtgatcaccgaacaatcaagcgtttcatggcaaatagctaacagggttgcaagaagcgtgttgggcaaaaaaggcgcaaaataactgcccacgaattgaggaaaatcaagcgtgaagctgccaagatgccatttgccaccagttgtgccatatttcagagctgcaacgttactggagtatcaaaaagcacaaggtgtgccatactcagggacatggccaaggtaaggaaggctgaaaaacgaccacctttgaataaGAAACATAagaaaaacgtcaagactgggccaagaaatatcttaagactgacttttcaaaggttttatggactgatgaaatgagagtgactcttgatgggccagatggatgggccagaggctggatcagtaaagggcagagaactccactccgactcagacgccagtaagatggaggtggggtactggtatgggctggtatcatcaaagatgaacttgtgggaccttttcgggttgaggatggagtgaagctcaactcccagacctactgccagtttctggaagacaacttcttcaagcagtggtacaggaagaagtcggtatcgttcaagaaaaacatgattttcatgcaggacaatgctccatcacatgcctccaactactccacagcgtggcaggccagtaaaggtctcaaagaagaaaaaatgatgacgtggcccccttgttcacctgatctgaaccccatagggaacctgtggtccctcataaaatgtgagatctacagggagggaaaacagtccacctctcggaacagtgtctgggaggctgtggtggctgctgcacgcaatgttggtcgtaaactgaTCAAGCAACTGAGAGAATCTATGAATGGAAGGCTGTTGagagtcatcataaagaaaggtggctatattggtcactcatttattttggttttgtttttgcatgtcagaaatgtttatttctaaattttgtacagttatattggtttacctggtgaaaataaacaagtgagatgggaatatatttggtttttatgaagttgcctaataattctgcacagtaatagttacctgcacaaacagatatcctcctaagatagccaaataaaaaaaaacactccaagttccaaaaatattaagctttggtatttagtcttttgggttgattgagaacatagttgttgatcaataataaaaataatcctctaaaatacaacttgcccaata
This window harbors:
- the DUSP23 gene encoding dual specificity protein phosphatase 23 isoform X2 → MPPVPPHNFSWVEPGLMAGMAMPRLPAHYDYLYENGIRHLVTLTEHKPPYHDTCPGITLHRIRIMDFCPPSLEQIKTFLKIVEDARVKGEAVAVHCLHGYGRTGTMLACYLVKSRKITGVDAIHEIRQLRRGSIETTEQEKAVIQFQNHIK
- the DUSP23 gene encoding dual specificity protein phosphatase 23 isoform X1 translates to MGFYVLPLKRLHGSGDPGVAMPPVPPHNFSWVEPGLMAGMAMPRLPAHYDYLYENGIRHLVTLTEHKPPYHDTCPGITLHRIRIMDFCPPSLEQIKTFLKIVEDARVKGEAVAVHCLHGYGRTGTMLACYLVKSRKITGVDAIHEIRQLRRGSIETTEQEKAVIQFQNHIK